Proteins from one Muntiacus reevesi chromosome X, mMunRee1.1, whole genome shotgun sequence genomic window:
- the TRPC5OS gene encoding putative uncharacterized protein TRPC5OS, with the protein MESASAPVLIGGLIDCVAQLTRIAEELLQLISQEQVPCREQNDEAEEKEEDAFCPEEVPLPDLRHLPDLESILTPREDEDLLFDVDQVMLEMGELYEQQLSSVNNE; encoded by the coding sequence ATGGAGTCTGCGTCAGCCCCTGTACTTATTGGTGGACTTATTGACTGTGTAGCCCAGTTAACACGAATAGCTGAAGAGCTTTTACAGTTGATCTCACAAGAACAGGTTCCTTGTAGGGAGCAAAATgatgaagcagaagaaaaagaagaagatgcTTTTTGTCCTGAGGAAGTTCCACTACCAGACCTTCGTCATCTCCCAGACTTAGAATCAATACTGACACCAAGGGAAGATGAAGACCTACTCTTTGATGTAGATCAAGTTATGTTagaaatgggtgaattatatgaACAACAACTCAGTAGTGTTAACAACGAGTGA